The Oryza brachyantha chromosome 6, ObraRS2, whole genome shotgun sequence region TTAGTTAGGTGAATACAGAATATACCTTCACATGTATCACATATGTAGTCTTCGAAATGCCTTTTATCTGTAACATAAAGTGGCGGTAAGCCCTACCTCAGACAAAACGAAATGATTGTAAAGAAAAATGTATAGGCGAAGTATGGTTCAGATTTCACATATCCTAATGATCACTGTTTCTGTCATTCTGGTGCGCACAGGGTACTAGTCCTATTAGCAATCCTGACACACAAATTGATAATATTTGAGAACCAAATGTGGGCATGTCACATGTGGCCTTAAGAACTATGCAAATAACTTAGTACATGCCATTTCCAGAACTGGAATACTAGTAGATATTAAAAGTATCTATGAACAGGGAGAGCTGAGGCCATGCTGCATACACAATGAAATGCCTAACCTGGAAGGTCAGATTGCGTTCACTATTGTTACGATGCCATTATAGTTTGATCCCTTGTACCTGCAGGGGAGAGCGCTCTAGAAACTAGAGAGGACAGCCAAGTAAAAACTTGTAGAATTTTAACCTTTTATGTAGTTCTATGAGAGCTGGAGTTCGTAGCAGCTATAGCCCATACCATTTGTACAGTgcatcacatattcacatcCAATATCGCAACAACAGGGAGTAAGCAAAAGCTCCGTGACAGGTATATGGTGATGCAAGAGAAAAGATCAGGTGTGTACTTCAGTCCACTCTGCAATTAATGTGCCGGTTAATCTTCAGAGGTTGATGATCTGACTCATCCACATTTGAACTCAATTCTCGCCAAATTGTTCCCTCTTCAGGCTTAAACTCTTTCCTCAGGATAGAACAACCTTCCACGAACAAGCTTTCTGGGTcgaaaacataattttatcattagtATTATGTACAAcaggttttgaaaaatatggcCAGACAAATTTCGTCTTAAGTTGAGTAAATGACAATTGAAGTAGTTTTGGTGAAAGTATAGTCAGAGGTATACCTTGTAGGGGGTACCTCCTCTTCGGATAAAACCTTCAATAGCCTTTCCTCGAATGGTGTGCTGtgccatttgattttttgatccTAATCATCACACAAGCAGTGTATTTACATATAACCtctgtttaagaaaaaaacacttgATGAGTTAGTGATAATACctcttgatattttttggtTGTGTTTGGAATACCATGAAAATCCAATGGCTTGGACAACCTAGGAGTAGGATTCTCCTCGTCCCATTTAGACTCAGTAGCCATAAAGACGTGTCCCTCGAGAAGATTTTTCTCATCATACGATCGACTCCCCACTGAACACTCAACAGGACCCTCATTCTCATTGCCTGCGGCTGAAGGTTTAAGCCAGTTTGATAGACTGCATACCTCAAGATTTTCATCTGAAATGGATTTTGGTATCTCATCACCCAATTGCCTTTGGATGCCGAGCTGACACTTAGACTTTGGGAGAGGTAAAGAATCAGGCGATTCTCCTTTTTCCACTGAATCTGAAGAGGTCAGCTGTGGCTTCTTGATAGAATCTGCGCTCAAGTTTCTTCGTTTGGAAGGCTTGGAGGATTCTTCTGTAAGTTCCATCTGCCGAAGTTTGTTCTCTATGGGTCTCACAATGGGATATACGAATTGTTTGCGGGTCCGCACAGGCTTTCCTGACGGCCCTTTATGTGAAGTACAAACTGTTCCAGGGGTTTGCATGTCGTCTCTGAGAACTAGGGGAGTAGGAAAAGGTGAATCACCGGAACCAAGGTTCATGCTTTTGATGTTCTCAAATGGGGACTTGTCTCCGGTAGCTGGTTGATATACTGATTCCACTAATGGTAGATGTTTAGTATCTTCAGTTTTAAGTTCAGGTATGAAAGTATGATCCTCCTCACATTTCAAGCTGCATAGTGTGGACACGccacattaattaaataacatgATAATATTAAAAGAACTTCAGTCACTAATGGAAACTAGAGCATTTCTTACCCTTCAAATGATTTAGCTTCAAATGCTGGAGATGCCTCCACCACTGCCGGTGCATTTGTAAGAAAGCTATCATGCTACATGTCAGAAGGTGAAGGTATGAGAGAATGAATACTTaccaaagaaaatatattccaGAGATCCACTTCTCACCTCAATGTAATGTTCCAAATTGATTTGACATGATGCGCTTTGAAGTTCAGCTGGGGTTTCAGGTATTGCGCCAATTAACTTGAGGTAATTTGCCTGGgtagagttaaaaaaaaagtgccaCGAAAATTCAACTTCACGGTAAAGTAGACTACATCTTATCCCTTACAGCATGTCTCAACATCTCAGTACTCAACAATTTATCATCTTCTGTGAGGTCTAAACAAAAAGGGTACAGACAGCAAACACAGAAGGAAAAAATgcagaagataaaaaaaatgtggataACATGTGCACCAAGATATACAGGATAACAGGATCGGTGAGCTTTTCAAACCTATGCATGATGGAAACTATGGGCAAAATCATAATCCCAGAGCTTATAATGTCAAAATATTATCTACAGGTGCAATGCTCATAAGTCAATAGAACTAATATTTACTCAACTATAGggcaaataatattatttttacagGACAGATCTTACTAAGATTCAACCATACAGTGTAAAAATTCCACAATCATCCAATTTTCGCCATAACATAATTGTGAGGTGATTCGGCCATACAATTGCAGGTTCACTAATCATTATTAGGTGGGTGACCAAACACCATTCAACAGGAAACCACACGCATACCTCAGACATAAGCTCCTCAGCAATGCCGCAATCCTCACCCAGATCCTCATGAGACCCTCTACTTGCTCCAAAACCTAAAACTAACAATGCCACACACAGATTGGGGACACCGTCGAGACTAGCCAAACGAAGCGCACCTCAAAGTCGATCAAACCTCACCTTGCTCACCATCTGAGAGCAGCAGCTCCCCGAGCGGAACCTTGCGCGCGGGCGAATCCTGCGGGGAAACGCCAGAGAACAATCACCACCTCAatcaaaaaccccttccaacacccccccccccccggcccCCCCGCTAACCCCCAAACCCcccaaaaccaaacaatccaACACGAGGTGAGGCAACGAAGCGGCAGGATATGTTTAGGGCTAGGGCTAGGGGTGGGGGTAGGCTTCCTtacgcggcggccggagccgggaccgtcgtcgtcgcgggggcggaagaaggagaggaagaagccgacgaggacggcgtcgAGGAACTCCACCACTGCCCTCGCGATCGTCGCCGCGTACCGGCACATCGGGGGCGTCGTCCTTCCCGCCGCTGATCGGGCAGAgccggaggaggcgaggcgggggcGGCCGTGGACTCGTCGTTTGAAATGGGAGAGGAAGACGAgggaagcagcagcaagctGCCTCTTCTTCTGAAACAaaggagataaaaaaaagatagagagGTATAGAGGAATGTAGGATTGCTAATGGGCTGGGATTTCGTGATTTCGGCCCAATTATTTAGTGGTTTTGGGCctcttttattttcagccAGATTTACCAACCGAACGGGCCTTGAAAAAGTTTGGCCTTTTCAGGTTTTCGGCCTTAATTGCTTCTGTCTGTTTTTCCCAGCCGATTGCTAAAAGGATTGGTGGGTTCctcttctgaaaaatgaaaaaacaaagagattTCTGGGATTTTTCATGAGtgaactttttaaaaatagaaatgatTGAGTCCTGGACCCTTGTTTTCATTTAAAACGAGAAACCACAA contains the following coding sequences:
- the LOC102706111 gene encoding protein JASON-like, with the translated sequence MCRYAATIARAVVEFLDAVLVGFFLSFFDSPARKVPLGELLLSDGEQGFGASRGSHEDLGEDCGIAEELMSEANYLKLIGAIPETPAELQSASCQINLEHYIEHDSFLTNAPAVVEASPAFEAKSFEGLKCEEDHTFIPELKTEDTKHLPLVESVYQPATGDKSPFENIKSMNLGSGDSPFPTPLVLRDDMQTPGTVCTSHKGPSGKPVRTRKQFVYPIVRPIENKLRQMELTEESSKPSKRRNLSADSIKKPQLTSSDSVEKGESPDSLPLPKSKCQLGIQRQLGDEIPKSISDENLEVCSLSNWLKPSAAGNENEGPVECSVGSRSYDEKNLLEGHVFMATESKWDEENPTPRLSKPLDFHGIPNTTKKYQEDQKIKWHSTPFEERLLKVLSEEEVPPTRKLVRGRLFYPEERV